A stretch of the Metopolophium dirhodum isolate CAU chromosome 8, ASM1992520v1, whole genome shotgun sequence genome encodes the following:
- the LOC132950587 gene encoding NADH dehydrogenase [ubiquinone] 1 beta subcomplex subunit 8, mitochondrial, translating to MALPRVINGMLRTKAIYSVSSRSVVSHEPWKPGPYPKTEEERIAAAKKYGLLPEEYAPHPDDGLGFGDYPKLPDIGQDSKSEYYPWDCPEHNRNFGEIMHVHADMWGSDKGDPNYREKARYPDWQRVLSLFAAVFGISGLMLSGDYWCKRYRPFMPKQWPQEDVKHFTYSDKYF from the exons ATGGCTTTACCCCGTGTAATTAATGGGATGTTGCGCACCAAAGCTATTTATTCAGTGTCTAGCAGGAGTGTAGTATCACATGAACCCTGGAAGCCCGGTCCATATCCAAAAACTGAAGAGGAACGAATAGCTGCTGCAAAGAAGTATGGCCTGTTACCGGAGGAGTATGCACCACACCCTGACGATGGTCTAGGTTTTGGTGACTATCCAAAGTTACCAGACATTGGCCAAGATTCCAAAAGTGAATATTATCCATGGGACTGCCCCGAACATAATAGAAACTTTG gTGAGATAATGCACGTTCATGCTGACATGTGGGGTTCAGACAAAGGTGACCCAAATTATAGAGAAAAAGCTAGATATCCTGACTGGCAGAGAGTATTGTCATTGTTCGCAGCAGTTTTTGGAATAAGTGGATTGATGCTTTCTGGGGATTATTGGTGTAAACGATATAGACCATTCATGCCTAAACAATGGCCTCAAGAAGATGTGAAACATTTTACTTATTCAGATAAATATTTCTGA
- the LOC132950585 gene encoding COP9 signalosome complex subunit 2 translates to MSDTEDVYMCEDDEDYGLEYSEDSNSEPDVDLENQYYNSKSLKEKDPNASLVSFQKVLDLEAGEKGEWGFKALKQMIKINFRLSNFDEMMNRYKQLLTYIKTAVTRNHSEKSINSILDYISTSKNMELLQNFYETTLDALKDAKNDRLWFKTNTKLGKLYFDLADYNKLTKILKQLHASCQTDNGEDDLKKGTQLLEIYALEIQMYTAQKNNKKLKELYEQSLHIKSAIPHPLIMGVIRECGGKMHLEEGHFSKAHTDFFEAFKNYDESGSPRRTTCLKYLVLANMLMKSGINPFDSQEAKPYKNDPEILAMTNLVQAYQNDDIKEFETILKNHRQNIMDDPFIREHIEALLSNIRTQVLIKLIKPYTRVHIPYIAMELNIEESDVENLLVTCILDETIKGRIDQTNQVLTLTLVDSATNRYAAIDKWTNQLATLNLSISQKIF, encoded by the exons atGTCCGACACCGAGGATGTATACATGTGTGAAGATGACGAAGATTATGGTCTC gAATATTCAGAAGATAGCAATTCTGAACCCGATGTGGATttggaaaatcaatattataactcAAAATCGCTAAAAGAAAAGGACCCTAACGCTTCATTAGTGtcatttcaaaaagtattagaTCTTGAAGCTGGTGAAAAAGGAGAATGGGGTTTCAAagctctaaaacaaatgatcaaaattaattttcgacTT agTAACTTTGATGAAATGATGAACCGTTATAAGCAATTATTAACATACATAAAAACTGCAGTTACTCGGAATCATAGtgaaaaatctataaattcaattttagattatatttcaacttcaaaaaat ATGGAATTATTGCAAAATTTCTATGAAACAACTTTAGATGCATTGAAAGATGCCAAGAATGATAGACTTTGGTTTAAAACTAATACAAAATTgggtaaattgtattttgatttaGCCGATTACAATAAACTGACCAAAATTCTGAAGCAGTTGCATGCTTCTTGTCAA ACTGATAATGGTGAAGATGATCTTAAAAAAGGTACCCAACTATTAGAAATTTATGCTTTagaaatacaaatgtatacagcACAAAAAAACAACAAGAAATTGAAAGAACTTTACGAACAGTCACTCCATATTAAATCTGCTATTCCACATCCTTTGATTATGGGTGTTATTCGag aatgtgGTGGTAAAATGCACTTGGAAGAAGGCCATTTCTCTAAAGCACATACTGACTTTTTTGAAGCTTTCAAAAACTATGATGAATCTGGAAGTCCTCGTCGTACAACATGCTTAAAATACCTAGTTTTGGCAAACAT GTTGATGAAATCTGGTATCAACCCATTTGATTCACAAGAGGCTAAACCTTATAAAAATGATCCAGAAATATTAGCAATGACTAACTTAGTCCAAGCTTACCAAAACGACGACATTAAAGAATTTGAAACAATCTTAAAAAATCATCGTCAAAATATAATGGATGATCCATTCATTAGAGAACACATTGAAG ccTTATTAAGTAATATTCGTACTCaagtattgataaaattaattaaaccttaTACTCGTGTTCATATACCATACATTGCAATGGAACTCAATATTGAAGAAAGTGATGTTGAAAATCTTTTAGTTACGTGTATTCTAGATGA gACCATTAAAGGCCGCATTGATCAGACAAATCAAGTTTTAACTTTAACACTAGTTGATTCTGCAACCAACCGTTATGCAGCCATAGATAAGTGGACCAATCAACTAGCTACTCTCAATTTATCTatttcacaaaaaatattttaa
- the LOC132950586 gene encoding co-chaperone protein HscB homolog, which yields MFVMRYWRTSMFGDSLLRTVCRSVHHSGARQFSEPFYQQIVTVKNNNYKFKGHPYATYDAFKCWNCQTILDIRPCLFCKNCSIIQSSEDQNLNYFELFNINVQYDIDTVQLTSNFRKLQNLMHPDRFSNKTEEEQLLSESFSSLLNKSYTTLLNPLLRGLYMLNLGGLSIEEDSITMDSIFLYEIMDWNEKVEEVDTKESLERLKKDVDDTLVVLYTELSKAFSENNQNQAKLLLSKAKFFTTLLKKIKDKDVL from the exons atgtttgtgATGCGGTATTGGCGTACCAGTATGTTTGGAGATAGCTTATTAAGAACAGTATGTCGAAGTGTTCATCATTCTGGAGCTAGACAATTTTCAGAACCCTTTTATCAACAGATAGTcactgtcaaaaataataattataaattcaaggGCCATCCGTATGCAACCTATGATGCGTTCAAATGTTGGAACTGTCAAACAATATTAGACATCAGACCTTGTCTGTTTTGTAAAAATTGCTCAATAATTCAGTCATCCGAagaccagaatttaaattattttgagctgtttaacaTAAATGTTCAGTATGATATTGATACTGTACAGTTGACATCAAATTTTAGAAAACTACAAAACCTTATGCATCCTGACAGATTTTCCAACAAAACTGAA GAAGAACAATTACTATCCGAATCATTTTCTTCTCTATTAAACAAATCTTATACGACTCTATTGAACCCACTTCTAAGAGGTCTTTATATGTTAAACCTTGGTGGTTTGAGTATTGAAGAAGATTCTATAACAATGGATagcatttttttatatgaaataatggATTGGAATGAAAAAGTTGAAGAAGTTGATACAAAAGAATCTCTAGAACGTCTGAAGAAAGATGTTGATGATACGTTGGTTGTCTTATACAC GGAACTATCAAAAGCATTCAGTGAAAATAACCAAAATCaagcaaaattattattatcaaaagcCAAGTTCTTTACAACattgctaaaaaaaatcaaagataaggatgtgttataa
- the LOC132950641 gene encoding uncharacterized protein LOC132950641: MLYLKDFGAIFFDSNNDNDMCQIVYSVILFITAIIMAIMSPYVVLEFDDWSEAFSMSMSLIICTTVNISSCLSRMVVTYNVKFKYQKYKTTLEGFEIYIPTNTVALKHIKYFSFVVIFLCMSVIIPINGLKLYYIFHNHVNPILMTTYFFFYYIHNLSMVCTELHFAIQCFVVYTKFRDIHEKLIQINDEQNYYNYNIRVRYPFTVNRMTPKRSDATSPCDIIYEKDFYCSKAKVSPLANTIELLRIKYWLTREAVNDLKGLFGFQMGLSIICIATLTLFDIYTEVFYSRAYSAYYIPVFRSNFLFIGWMLQYTSRICIIVFTAHTATKQVVKIKKLIAEMNNRYLDFSTKEELHLFYYQLSICPSELTIFDTFTINNSIITSAIAAGSTYILILVQIHSEK, translated from the exons atgttatatttgaaaGATTTTGGTGCGATATTCTTCGACTCGAATAACGATAACGACATGTGCCAAATCGTTTACtccgttatattatttatcactgCCATAATTATGGCGATTATGTCACCCTACGTAGTACTCGAGTTTGATGACTGGTCGGAAGCATTTTCAATGTCTATGTCGCTGATAATATGTACTACAGTGAACATTTCTTCATGTTTATCAAGAATGGTCGTTACATACAACGTCAAGTTTAAATATCAAAAGTATAAGACGACATTGGAGGGATTCGAAATTTATATACCAACGAACACCGTCGCCTTGAAACACATCAAGTATTTTTCTTTCGTCGTGATTTTCTTGTGTATGAGTGTTATCATACCCATAAAtggcttaaaattgtattacatatttcatAATCACGTCAATCCCATTTTGATGacgacgtatttttttttctattacattCACAACCTGAGCATGGTGTGCACGGAATTGCACTTCGCCATCCAGTGTTTTGTGGTGTACACGAAGTTTCGAGATATACACGAGaagttaattcaaataaatgacGAACAGAACTATTACAACTACAATATACGAGTACGATATCCGTTTACTGTAAACCGAATGACGCCCAAGAGGAGTGATGCTACGTCGCCGTGTGATATCATATACGAAAAAGATTTTTACTGTTCAAAGGCCAAAGTAAGTCCATTGGCGAACACTATCGAACTTTTGAGAATTAAATATTGGTTAACTCGAGAAGCTGTGAATGACCTAAAAGGTTTGTTTGGTTTTCAAATGGGTCTGTCGATCATTTGCATAGCGACATTGACATTATTCGATATATATACGGAAGTATTTTATTCGAGGGCAtacagtgcatattatatacccgTATTTCGAtccaattttctatttattggGTGGATGCTGCAATATACTTCAAGGATTTGTATCATCGTTTTCACTGCACACACTGCAACTAAACAG GTGGTTAAAATCAAAAAGCTTATAGCAGAAATGAACAACCGATACTTAGATTTTAGTACGAAAGAAGAG ttacacttattttattatcaactgTCAATCTGTCCATCGGAGTTAACCATTTTTGATACCTTTACTataaacaatagtattataacttCG GCGATTGCTGCTGGGTCAACATACATCCTAATATTAGTACAAATTcattctgaaaaataa